In a single window of the Photobacterium profundum SS9 genome:
- a CDS encoding ABC transporter permease, with product MDSVANIQNVALAAFYLLLLLPLFLFHRWQLGLTRTVVEAVLRMTLQLTIVGMYLQTLFTWQNPTLNIIWLSVMALVASYSICRRAEVNLRKVFPAVLLGQGVALLVVLPAMLAGVIQAEPWWQAQYMIPVAGMLLGNCLTANVLALERWHSSLRDKQNEYQFYLTLGAPNPVQPFIRTAVKAALAPQLASMTTLGIVSLPGMMTGQILGGTEPLLAVKYQLVIMVAIFIAGVLSVATCLALVSRYAFNRYGQLMI from the coding sequence ATGGATAGTGTAGCCAATATTCAGAATGTTGCCTTAGCGGCATTCTACCTGTTGCTTTTATTGCCTTTATTTTTATTTCATCGTTGGCAGCTAGGCTTAACACGTACTGTTGTTGAAGCGGTATTAAGAATGACGTTACAGCTCACGATTGTTGGTATGTATTTACAAACGTTATTTACTTGGCAAAACCCAACGTTGAATATTATTTGGTTGTCTGTCATGGCGCTTGTTGCCAGTTATAGTATTTGTCGAAGAGCAGAAGTTAATCTACGTAAAGTATTTCCGGCAGTATTGCTAGGGCAGGGTGTCGCATTATTGGTTGTCTTACCGGCTATGTTAGCGGGAGTGATACAAGCTGAACCTTGGTGGCAAGCGCAATATATGATTCCAGTGGCAGGAATGTTATTAGGTAATTGCTTAACTGCCAACGTATTAGCGTTGGAACGCTGGCATAGTAGCTTACGAGATAAACAAAATGAGTATCAATTTTATCTCACTTTAGGGGCTCCTAATCCGGTTCAACCTTTTATTCGTACGGCTGTAAAAGCAGCGCTTGCGCCTCAACTCGCATCGATGACAACATTGGGAATTGTGAGTTTGCCAGGCATGATGACAGGGCAAATTCTTGGCGGTACAGAACCACTGCTTGCAGTGAAATATCAGCTTGTCATTATGGTGGCGATTTTCATTGCCGGTGTATTATCGGTAGCAACCTGTTTAGCGCTTGTGAGCCGTTATGCCTTTAACCGTTATGGTCAATTGATGATATAG
- a CDS encoding ATP-binding cassette domain-containing protein, whose translation MTNNADILLSINQLGSGLETKNGMLLTKTVKSGEHLAISGSSGCGKTSLLMVLAGLKEPNSGSFFWQGQSILADRLTWWRQQFCYLPQQPVMGAETISQVLRLPWTLNAIRNVPSPASETPLLNQDAATEPSEQACIHALRQVGLKQSLDTDVNLLSGGEKQRIAIARAVLMQRPLWLLDEPTSALDGTSRDTIIELLTKLAPTRISVSHDPVWLASSDHLYHMESNNG comes from the coding sequence ATGACAAACAATGCCGATATTTTGCTATCAATTAATCAGTTAGGCTCTGGGCTTGAAACTAAAAACGGTATGTTACTGACGAAAACCGTTAAGTCTGGCGAACACCTTGCCATATCTGGATCATCAGGGTGTGGAAAAACGAGCTTATTAATGGTCTTAGCTGGGCTGAAAGAACCCAATAGTGGAAGTTTTTTCTGGCAGGGACAATCCATCTTGGCCGACAGACTCACTTGGTGGCGACAACAATTTTGCTATTTGCCACAGCAACCTGTTATGGGGGCTGAAACCATTAGCCAAGTACTGCGGTTACCTTGGACACTAAATGCGATAAGAAACGTGCCTTCTCCTGCTTCTGAAACACCACTATTGAATCAAGACGCTGCAACCGAACCAAGTGAACAAGCCTGTATTCATGCTTTGCGACAAGTAGGGCTGAAACAATCATTAGACACTGATGTTAATCTACTTTCTGGTGGTGAAAAGCAACGTATTGCTATCGCCCGTGCTGTATTAATGCAGCGACCATTATGGTTATTAGATGAGCCGACATCAGCATTAGATGGCACAAGTCGTGACACTATCATTGAGTTACTAACCAAACTTGCCCCTACTCGAATATCTGTATCACACGACCCTGTGTGGTTGGCATCGAGTGATCATCTGTATCATATGGAATCAAATAATGGATAG
- a CDS encoding cold-shock protein produces MSNTTGIVKWFNEEKGFGFITQDNGGADVFVHFRAIATEGFKTLAEGQKVSFDVEQGQKGPQAANVVAL; encoded by the coding sequence ATGTCTAACACAACTGGTATCGTTAAGTGGTTCAACGAAGAGAAAGGTTTCGGTTTCATTACTCAAGATAACGGCGGCGCTGACGTATTCGTTCACTTCCGTGCTATCGCTACTGAAGGCTTCAAAACTCTTGCTGAAGGTCAAAAAGTTTCTTTTGACGTTGAACAAGGCCAGAAAGGTCCTCAAGCTGCTAACGTAGTTGCTCTTTAA
- a CDS encoding LysR family transcriptional regulator produces MQTKNNKIGFDLNTLEMFARVVACHSFTQAAAELEITKSTISRKIAELEKHLGTRLLTRSTRTLVLTKEGKTFYQSCAHIIELIEQTELEVMASHDLIRGPLNIVMPVEVGNGLLGRCMKEFMKLHPHVTIHLELSNRKVDLIAEGIDLKVQVGELDESSLIARTFHYSTRILVASPEYLAEYGTPIILGDLKAPHQQIKNSSSIRTADKNVLAGLPYRFNVNTINSLLEACLDGFGITFMPEFICKEHIVSGRLVHVLPDVYSAQIPVSFVYPERKLISKRLREFIDFTIMRFEQEVTLREVNKI; encoded by the coding sequence TTGCAGACAAAAAACAATAAGATTGGTTTCGATCTGAATACGCTTGAGATGTTTGCGCGAGTAGTAGCATGCCATAGCTTCACACAAGCTGCGGCAGAACTAGAAATAACGAAATCTACGATTAGTCGAAAAATAGCAGAGCTAGAAAAACATTTAGGTACGCGGTTATTAACGCGATCAACACGTACCTTGGTGTTAACGAAAGAAGGCAAAACGTTTTACCAATCTTGTGCTCATATCATAGAGCTTATTGAACAAACTGAATTGGAAGTTATGGCAAGCCATGATTTGATTCGCGGGCCATTGAACATTGTTATGCCAGTAGAGGTAGGGAATGGGTTATTAGGGCGCTGTATGAAAGAATTCATGAAATTGCATCCTCATGTCACTATTCACCTAGAATTGTCTAATCGAAAAGTTGATCTTATTGCCGAAGGTATTGATTTAAAAGTACAAGTAGGCGAGTTAGATGAGTCGTCTTTAATTGCCCGGACATTCCACTACTCGACGCGAATTCTTGTAGCGAGTCCCGAATATTTAGCAGAATACGGTACACCGATAATACTTGGCGATTTAAAAGCGCCGCATCAACAAATTAAAAATAGTAGTTCAATACGAACAGCAGATAAAAACGTATTAGCGGGTTTACCTTATCGTTTCAATGTGAACACGATCAACTCGTTATTGGAAGCTTGTTTAGATGGTTTTGGTATCACTTTCATGCCTGAGTTTATTTGTAAAGAACACATAGTCTCTGGACGGCTCGTACATGTTTTACCAGATGTATATTCAGCCCAGATACCCGTTAGTTTTGTTTATCCCGAGAGAAAATTGATTTCAAAACGGCTGCGAGAATTTATCGATTTTACCATTATGCGCTTTGAACAAGAGGTAACACTAAGGGAAGTAAATAAAATATAG
- a CDS encoding efflux transporter outer membrane subunit: MNRFHKNASIPILLSLSVLSGCSMTPPEEPQHQSMLTNEQIQLKSHDIQAIHRQWWNQFGDQQLTQLIQLGLTNNLTLQQAKQRIALATQQVALAESGDKPKLNLNVSGGGIGANTQSFNMSNADYSAIGMLLPSFSYQFDFWGKNEATITAASDQKLSLQAQEAQARLVISASIASSYFALQNNYRLEQNLTTLLDEINHQNKVITAQVKRGLASEAESFQNQGDIDTLSAQLSDAKTQQQLAKNQLALYLAKTPDQLGQLTLPNAQAINQLAAVDTIPMNLLGRRPDIIASKWMVEANEQGIKQAKASYYPDVNLMVMGVFQKLSNMNPANLFLGGATVAASLPLYDGGVRDANYASANIQFDQAVTNYNQTVLNAVKQTSDAIVSLQEAQKQQVLAQSSVTHYQQAYDILNNRYERGLSSFADMNSARMQWHQQVVKVTNTESAILQNQLQLIVALGGDYQQEQSVLASTPSNNE; encoded by the coding sequence ATGAACCGTTTTCATAAAAATGCATCCATTCCGATATTATTATCTCTATCGGTACTTTCTGGATGTAGCATGACTCCCCCAGAAGAACCGCAACATCAATCGATGTTAACAAATGAACAAATTCAACTAAAAAGTCATGATATTCAAGCTATTCATCGTCAATGGTGGAATCAATTTGGTGACCAACAGCTCACACAGCTAATCCAATTAGGGCTTACTAATAATCTTACATTACAACAAGCCAAACAGCGTATTGCTCTAGCCACTCAACAAGTGGCTCTTGCTGAATCTGGTGATAAACCCAAACTAAACCTAAATGTAAGTGGCGGTGGTATTGGCGCTAATACGCAATCGTTCAATATGTCGAATGCTGACTACTCTGCAATTGGTATGCTCCTACCCTCTTTTTCATACCAATTTGATTTTTGGGGCAAGAACGAAGCGACAATTACCGCAGCAAGTGATCAAAAGCTGTCTTTACAAGCACAAGAAGCACAAGCTCGGTTAGTAATATCTGCATCTATTGCCAGCAGTTACTTTGCTTTACAGAATAATTATCGTCTAGAGCAAAACTTAACCACGTTATTAGACGAAATTAATCATCAAAATAAAGTGATTACCGCGCAAGTAAAACGTGGTTTAGCCAGTGAAGCGGAATCGTTTCAAAACCAAGGTGATATAGACACCTTATCAGCTCAGTTATCAGATGCAAAAACCCAGCAGCAATTAGCAAAAAACCAACTCGCGTTGTATCTTGCTAAAACACCCGACCAATTGGGTCAACTAACCTTACCGAATGCGCAAGCAATCAACCAATTGGCAGCTGTCGACACTATTCCTATGAATTTACTCGGTCGTCGTCCTGACATTATTGCCAGCAAATGGATGGTAGAAGCGAACGAACAAGGAATTAAACAAGCCAAAGCGTCATATTACCCAGATGTAAACTTGATGGTAATGGGTGTATTTCAAAAGCTCTCAAATATGAATCCTGCCAACTTATTTTTAGGCGGTGCAACAGTTGCTGCGAGCTTACCGCTTTATGACGGTGGCGTGCGCGATGCCAATTACGCATCAGCCAATATTCAGTTTGACCAAGCTGTCACAAATTACAATCAAACGGTACTTAACGCAGTTAAACAAACCTCCGATGCCATTGTCAGCTTACAAGAAGCACAAAAACAACAAGTTCTTGCACAATCTTCCGTGACCCATTACCAGCAAGCGTACGACATTTTAAATAATCGTTACGAGCGAGGCTTATCAAGCTTTGCTGATATGAATAGTGCCCGTATGCAATGGCACCAACAAGTAGTAAAAGTCACCAATACTGAATCCGCTATTTTACAAAATCAATTGCAGTTAATTGTGGCACTTGGTGGTGATTACCAGCAAGAACAATCCGTTTTGGCATCAACACCAAGCAATAACGAGTAA
- a CDS encoding HlyD family efflux transporter periplasmic adaptor subunit, with the protein MTTQTLSNSSKKKRNIILTSFTLIVAVAAGIWFMLLPTTQQQTDDAYVAGQQVIITSQEPGTIDSINVEDTQVVTQGSELLTLNRNKLALEQQSAEANLKATVRQVQSNYIKIEQLKAQIQAEKIAYKQAKQDYNRRIGGDKDGSVLPEVLAHAKNAVNISAQNIVVLNKQLEASEVLLPKEQLLDNPQVEAAISTLRKVYLAQVNSTIIAPKGGMIAKRAVQVGQLIQPGQALMTLVPLNNVWIEANFKETQLTDMQAGQPVTITSDLYGSKHTYTGVVAGIGAGTGSVFSAIPAQNATGNWIKVIQRVPVRIYVDPVQFKTHPLRIGMSMKVTVDTESTTNQPFDYSVFTTDESLANITQQHLQTVDQHIDTFVHQITL; encoded by the coding sequence ATGACAACTCAAACACTATCAAACTCATCAAAGAAAAAACGCAATATTATTCTAACCAGCTTCACCCTTATTGTTGCGGTAGCGGCAGGTATTTGGTTCATGTTACTACCGACTACGCAACAGCAAACAGACGATGCCTATGTGGCTGGTCAGCAAGTCATTATTACCTCACAAGAACCCGGAACAATAGACTCGATTAACGTTGAAGATACACAAGTGGTTACTCAAGGCAGTGAACTACTCACTTTAAACCGTAATAAATTAGCATTAGAGCAGCAGTCTGCTGAAGCGAACCTAAAAGCAACCGTTCGTCAGGTTCAAAGCAATTACATCAAAATCGAACAGCTAAAAGCACAGATTCAAGCTGAAAAAATCGCCTACAAACAAGCGAAGCAAGATTATAATCGTCGAATTGGCGGTGACAAAGATGGCTCAGTATTACCTGAAGTACTTGCTCATGCTAAAAACGCAGTCAACATCAGCGCACAAAATATTGTGGTATTAAACAAACAACTTGAAGCTTCTGAGGTATTGCTCCCGAAAGAACAACTACTTGATAACCCGCAAGTTGAAGCTGCTATTTCAACGTTACGAAAAGTCTATTTAGCGCAGGTTAACAGTACAATTATTGCCCCTAAAGGCGGCATGATTGCCAAGCGCGCCGTACAGGTTGGCCAGCTGATTCAACCGGGACAAGCGCTTATGACACTAGTACCACTGAATAACGTGTGGATTGAAGCAAACTTTAAAGAAACGCAACTCACCGATATGCAAGCGGGGCAACCAGTCACGATTACCTCTGATTTATACGGTAGCAAGCATACTTACACAGGTGTTGTTGCAGGTATAGGCGCAGGAACAGGGAGTGTGTTCTCTGCGATTCCGGCACAGAATGCGACAGGTAATTGGATCAAAGTGATTCAGCGTGTACCAGTACGCATTTACGTTGACCCAGTACAATTCAAAACACACCCTCTGCGTATTGGTATGTCGATGAAAGTGACGGTTGATACTGAATCGACGACTAATCAGCCTTTTGACTACTCTGTATTTACTACTGATGAAAGCCTTGCCAATATTACTCAACAGCACCTACAGACTGTTGATCAACATATTGACACCTTTGTTCATCAAATCACCTTGTAA
- a CDS encoding DHA2 family efflux MFS transporter permease subunit, whose translation MNDLAPVKGVRLLLITLATSMATFMMVLDTSIANVAIPTIAGNLGISTDQGIWVITAFGAANAISMPMTGFLSRRFGEVRLFTFAVVGFIVTSILCGMSNSIEMLIFFRVLQGAVSGSIAPLSQSILLRNFPKEKHGMAMALWSMTVVVAPIMGPILGGVLTDNCSWSWIFFINVPIGIIASILVYVLLKDRDTKTQRENVDYIGIGLLVIAAGSLQMMLDLGKNNDWFQSNLIVALTFLAILSWGIMIIWEWYHDNPIVNFRFFKQRNFLVAVVVMCLGFMMYFGSTVLLPLWLQGVMGYTASWSGYAVAPIGILAIVSAPIIGKLVQKVDLRIILSYAFVMFSIVGFWRANYSLDAPYSYIMMPQFVLGAATLAFFVPLQNLVVTSVSSDQIANAVALSTFFRTLFGSFSSSIVTTMWDERMEFHHARLAEGFTNANQSAMEFIHQMGDNLTAVNGELTRQAYMMSTTDIFWMTGILCLCLIPIVWLAKPINTKRLSAQKSTTNAAVNID comes from the coding sequence ATGAATGATTTAGCACCTGTCAAAGGGGTTCGCCTCTTATTGATCACTCTTGCCACATCGATGGCGACCTTTATGATGGTCTTAGATACGTCCATTGCCAATGTCGCCATACCCACCATTGCGGGTAACTTAGGCATATCTACCGACCAAGGTATATGGGTAATTACCGCGTTTGGTGCCGCCAATGCGATATCAATGCCGATGACTGGCTTTCTTAGCCGTCGATTTGGTGAAGTACGTTTATTCACATTTGCTGTTGTGGGTTTTATTGTTACGTCAATACTGTGTGGAATGTCTAACAGTATTGAAATGCTGATCTTCTTTCGTGTTCTTCAGGGGGCAGTTTCAGGCTCAATTGCCCCACTTTCGCAAAGTATATTGTTGCGTAACTTTCCAAAAGAAAAGCATGGGATGGCAATGGCTTTATGGTCGATGACCGTGGTGGTTGCTCCCATTATGGGCCCTATTCTAGGTGGCGTACTGACTGATAATTGCTCTTGGTCATGGATATTTTTTATCAATGTGCCCATTGGTATTATTGCCAGTATTTTGGTTTATGTTTTGCTTAAAGATCGAGATACAAAAACACAACGTGAGAACGTCGATTATATCGGTATTGGTTTGCTGGTTATCGCGGCGGGTAGCTTACAAATGATGCTCGATTTAGGTAAAAATAATGACTGGTTTCAGTCAAACCTCATTGTTGCTTTAACCTTTCTTGCCATTTTATCATGGGGAATCATGATTATTTGGGAATGGTATCACGATAACCCAATAGTGAATTTTCGCTTTTTCAAGCAACGTAACTTCCTCGTTGCCGTCGTTGTGATGTGCTTAGGTTTTATGATGTATTTCGGGTCAACCGTCTTACTTCCTCTATGGTTACAAGGTGTGATGGGCTACACCGCATCTTGGTCTGGGTATGCCGTGGCACCCATCGGTATATTGGCGATAGTCAGCGCCCCTATTATTGGTAAACTCGTGCAAAAGGTCGACCTACGGATCATACTCAGTTATGCCTTCGTCATGTTTTCTATTGTCGGGTTTTGGCGAGCCAATTATAGCCTTGATGCACCATACAGTTACATTATGATGCCGCAATTCGTACTGGGAGCTGCCACCCTAGCGTTTTTTGTGCCACTACAGAACCTTGTTGTAACGAGCGTTAGCAGTGACCAAATCGCCAATGCCGTCGCATTATCGACATTCTTTAGAACTCTGTTTGGCAGCTTTTCATCTTCTATCGTCACAACAATGTGGGATGAACGCATGGAATTTCACCATGCCAGATTAGCGGAAGGTTTTACCAATGCGAATCAAAGCGCAATGGAATTCATCCATCAAATGGGCGATAACCTAACCGCAGTGAATGGAGAATTAACTCGCCAAGCCTATATGATGTCAACTACTGACATATTCTGGATGACGGGCATTTTATGCTTATGCTTAATCCCCATTGTGTGGCTAGCCAAGCCGATAAATACAAAAAGGTTGTCAGCTCAGAAAAGCACGACTAATGCTGCTGTCAATATCGACTAA
- a CDS encoding SDR family oxidoreductase, translating into MKTIAIFGANRGLGLAMVKHYVQQNYSVIAMVRNPEKATELAELNVKIIQCDAVNQADVQYAVSCLPKDAIVISGMGSFQAQQSVDYIGHRYLIDALEEQEIQRFLMVTSLGCGDSWPMLSDRAKAVFGAAVREKSLAESWLQTSQLAYTIVRPGGLKDGESTGSAEIYQNEEVHGLINRSDVAVITERLLNDDTSIGQIYASVDPTLSY; encoded by the coding sequence ATGAAGACGATTGCTATTTTTGGTGCGAATCGAGGTTTAGGCTTAGCAATGGTTAAGCATTATGTTCAGCAAAACTATTCAGTGATTGCGATGGTACGGAACCCTGAAAAGGCAACCGAGCTGGCTGAATTGAATGTCAAAATTATTCAGTGTGATGCTGTTAATCAAGCAGATGTTCAATATGCTGTGAGTTGCTTACCAAAAGATGCCATTGTGATTTCGGGGATGGGAAGTTTTCAAGCTCAGCAATCTGTCGACTATATCGGTCACCGTTACTTGATTGATGCGCTTGAAGAACAAGAAATACAACGTTTCTTAATGGTGACGTCGTTAGGGTGTGGTGATTCATGGCCGATGCTTTCTGATCGTGCAAAAGCTGTATTTGGTGCTGCTGTGCGTGAAAAAAGCTTGGCTGAATCTTGGCTACAAACCAGCCAACTGGCTTACACAATTGTAAGGCCTGGGGGTTTAAAAGACGGTGAATCAACAGGAAGCGCTGAAATTTACCAGAATGAAGAAGTGCATGGTTTGATTAATCGAAGTGACGTTGCTGTGATAACAGAAAGGTTGCTGAATGATGACACTTCTATCGGGCAAATTTACGCAAGTGTTGATCCTACATTAAGCTATTAA
- a CDS encoding peptide MFS transporter, producing MQDHNSRFPTISKILILRQLLWGAAFYGTYVLLTKFFLNDLNYSEADTIMMMGAFGAVGPVFSAVGGFVADKYIGAFRAVYIGYTAYLAGFVLLGVGASDLNVPLSIFAIALIGYARGLSATCPTVLLGNSYSETNRDAFQQGLTVNYSINNLGSFSAKYLFPFLIAYLAYQGVFFIAGLLMACILVIFFKYRKELESVGNDLDKTSLPFMTWALFFVGSIATLGLVFWIFSNLDMGKYILYSLGFGAIGYFIYEITKATRAYQFKMVAVLITVCILIVFYFFYGQMFTSMNMYAINLMGDKLLGFIPIYPESNMAFNPLWCFVLGGPMIQVYAWLDRKGYSPTIPTKIAGAFVLSAIAFTLLGLSSENMGPDGKISADWILLVHFFQSGAELIVGALGAGFIFEMVPRYLAAFSIGLRAVAISLSGILAAVIATKIALPKDIVFTPEVVEAVYTGYFYMLAQIAAFMSVLTFALSRVIQKLILRGEALEAEEKEAALSH from the coding sequence ATGCAAGACCATAATTCAAGGTTCCCTACGATTTCTAAGATTCTTATCTTACGGCAACTTCTTTGGGGGGCAGCCTTCTACGGTACATACGTACTTTTAACTAAATTTTTTCTAAATGACTTAAATTACAGTGAAGCAGACACCATTATGATGATGGGTGCCTTCGGTGCAGTTGGTCCTGTCTTCTCGGCGGTTGGTGGGTTTGTTGCCGACAAATATATTGGTGCTTTTCGCGCTGTCTATATTGGCTACACAGCGTATTTAGCTGGATTTGTATTACTAGGGGTTGGTGCTAGCGATCTCAATGTACCTTTAAGTATCTTTGCGATTGCATTAATCGGTTATGCACGCGGCTTATCTGCTACTTGCCCTACCGTTCTTTTGGGTAACTCCTATTCTGAAACCAATCGAGATGCATTCCAACAAGGTCTGACGGTAAACTATTCAATCAACAATCTTGGTTCTTTTTCTGCTAAGTATCTATTTCCTTTCTTGATTGCTTACCTTGCGTATCAGGGTGTCTTCTTTATTGCTGGGCTACTCATGGCTTGCATCTTGGTCATATTTTTCAAGTATCGTAAAGAGCTCGAAAGTGTGGGTAACGATTTAGATAAAACGTCACTGCCATTCATGACATGGGCACTCTTTTTTGTTGGTTCAATTGCGACTTTAGGCTTGGTATTTTGGATTTTCTCAAACCTAGATATGGGAAAATACATTCTTTACTCTCTAGGCTTTGGTGCTATTGGCTACTTCATTTATGAAATCACTAAAGCAACTCGTGCTTATCAATTCAAAATGGTCGCGGTACTGATCACTGTTTGTATTCTAATCGTATTCTATTTTTTCTACGGCCAAATGTTCACATCAATGAACATGTACGCTATTAATCTGATGGGCGACAAGCTACTTGGTTTTATTCCAATTTATCCTGAATCTAATATGGCATTCAACCCACTATGGTGTTTTGTTCTGGGTGGGCCAATGATTCAGGTGTACGCTTGGTTAGATCGTAAAGGCTATTCTCCGACTATTCCAACTAAGATCGCTGGCGCATTTGTACTAAGTGCTATCGCGTTTACATTATTGGGTCTATCTTCAGAAAACATGGGGCCTGATGGTAAAATCTCAGCAGACTGGATTCTATTGGTACACTTTTTCCAATCTGGAGCTGAGTTGATTGTAGGCGCATTAGGTGCAGGCTTTATCTTCGAGATGGTACCTCGCTATTTAGCCGCGTTCTCTATAGGTTTACGCGCTGTAGCCATTTCACTCAGTGGTATTTTGGCTGCGGTAATTGCAACTAAAATTGCATTGCCTAAAGACATTGTATTTACGCCTGAAGTGGTTGAAGCTGTCTATACGGGTTACTTCTATATGCTAGCCCAGATTGCCGCATTTATGTCTGTCTTGACCTTCGCTTTGTCACGCGTGATTCAGAAGTTGATTTTACGTGGGGAAGCGCTTGAAGCAGAAGAAAAGGAAGCCGCTCTGTCACATTAA